One part of the Vicia villosa cultivar HV-30 ecotype Madison, WI linkage group LG6, Vvil1.0, whole genome shotgun sequence genome encodes these proteins:
- the LOC131610053 gene encoding uncharacterized protein LOC131610053 isoform X2 — protein sequence MNTMMNNRTVHNDEKPFPGCLGRMVNLFDLTTATGNGNKLLTDKPHRDHASLSRSQSDVSRIASPSFADQIEDRPIVSNLMRASSNKKINGTPIKMLMDQEMSKEVVSKHTPPNVVAKLMGLEALPQGKRNLPVERSPGGDCSQHMCGHSGTSFNHRQLDDRFMDKEMLHDIRPSREQVAYKDIYEIWLQSQRTSNVNDKTPERGKWAEDVNEKKMAFIRQKFMEAKRLSTDERLRQSKEFDEALEVLSSNNDLLIRLLDSQNLYERQSTPLAETKRITVLKPSKLVDNEKFSRKGNNNDKHIKKPLNNDAAWERNSPGYSPASQKADEFPVQPTRIVVLKPSSVRAHDVKALVSPMSLSPQNLQSGNFYHGPEDDDDLLESRKVAEDITQQMHEDLRSYQRDETVYSPVFSTGYIGDDSSFYKSDHECTAGNFSDLEVMSPSPRHSWDFVNRCGSPYSSSSFSRASGSPESSVGREAKKRLSERWAMMASKKDLQEQRHMRRSSTLGEMLALSDIKKSLISEVEGINEEPEPRESVSCSKNSNDEEISADGSTKSLPRSKSVPVSSNVYENGLYIEACNNDAGKAHGSKELTKSKSMKSTFKGKVASFLFSRNKKSIREKSCLSHSTDESQSTIAETSVSTINSPEVFRNDVSQSFNGGSFEECSLPALCESSSKTLSYPVSSRRGVISMEPEFTTSKPTVTGISTENQDQPSPISVLEPPFEDENAAHESLDCMKGGLLGSRVSLKSNLIDKSPPIESIARTLSWDGSCAEVASSYPLKPTSVSLDTKVEDQDLLVFVQKLLSASGLDDQVQSDSFYSRWHSLESPLEPSLRDKYANLYDKEAQPLHEAKRRQRRSNQKLVFDCVNVALIEITGYGSESSLFGRLWSGDHRRLQLSEGAPPLLVDLIVAHMKELTSSGIRSVWGDCGDSNSLVVETVVRKEVVGKGWVELMGLEMDILVKEVEGKLLEELVEDAVVDLTDRVV from the exons ATGAATACTATGATGAATAATAGAACGGTTCACAATGATGAGAAGCCTTTTCCTGGATGCTTGGGAAGAATGGTTAACCTTTTTGATTTGACTACTGCTACTGGAAATGGAAACAAGCTTCTCACCGACAAGCCACACCGTGATCAtg CATCTCTTTCAAGAAGTCAATCAGATGTTTCGAGGATTGCAAGTCCTTCATTTGCTGATCAGATAGAAGATAGGCCG ATTGTTTCTAACTTAATGAGAGCatcttcaaataaaaaaataaatggaaCACCCATCAAGATGCTCATGGACCAAGAAATGTCCAAAGAAGTTGTTTCCAAGCATACTCCACCAAATGTTGTCGCAAAGTTAATGGGCCTTGAAGCCCTTCCACAGGGAAAACGTAATTTACCTGTGGAGAGAAGCCCTGGAGGAGATTGTTCTCAGCACATGTGTGGTCATTCTGGCACTTCATTCAATCATCGGCAGTTGGATGATAGGTTTATGGACAAGGAAATGCTTCATGATATTCGTCCGAGCAGAGAACAGGTTGCTTACAAAGATATTTATGAAATATGGCTGCAATCACAGAGAACAAGTAATGTTAACGACAAGACACCAGAGAGAGGGAAGTGGGCTGAAGATGTTAATGAGAAGAAAATGGCTTTTATTCGTCAAAAATTCATGGAAGCAAAGCGACTGTCTACAGATGAGAGATTACGCCAATCAAAGGAGTTTGATGAAGCCTTGGAAGTTTTAAGCTCAAATAACGATCTGTTAATCAGGCTATTGGATTCTCAAAATCTATATGAACGGCAGTCTACTCCACTGGCTGAGACAAAGCGCATTACTGTTCTTAAACCTTCAAAGTTGGTTGACAATGAAAAGTTCAGTAGAAAGGGAAACAATAACGACAAACATATTAAGAAACCATTAAATAATGATGCTGCATGGGAGAGAAATAGTCCTGGATACTCTCCTGCCAGTCAGAAAGCTGATGAATTTCCTGTCCAACCTACTCGAATTGTGGTATTGAAGCCTAGTTCTGTGAGAGCACATGATGTTAAGGCCTTGGTTTCTCCAATGTCATTATCACCTCAAAATCTGCAAAGTGGAAACTTCTATCACGGccctgaagatgatgatgatctaCTTGAATCAAGAAAAGTGGCAGAAGACATTACACAGCAAATGCATGAAGACCTCAGGAGCTATCAGAGGGATGAAACCGTGTATTCTCCAGTATTTTCCACTGGATATATTGGTGATGACAGTTCATTCTACAAATCAGATCATGAGTGTACTGCAGGGAATTTTAGTGATTTAGAAGTCATGTCGCCATCTCCCAGGCATTCTTGGGATTTCGTCAATCGCTGTGGAAGTCCTTATTCTTCATCATCCTTCAGTCGTGCTTCGGGCTCTCCTGAATCATCAGTAGGCAGAGAGGCTAAGAAACGACTCTCTGAAAGATGGGCCATGATGGCATCTAAGAAGGATCTTCAAGAGCAAAGACATATGCGGAGAAGCTCTACCTTGGGTGAGATGCTTGCTCTTTCAGATATAAAGAAATCTCTAATATCTGAGGTTGAAGGTATTAATGAAGAACCAGAACCGAGGGAATCTGTTTCTTGCAGTAAAAATTCGAATGATGAAGAAATATCCGCGGATGGGTCTACTAAAAGCCTCCCCAGGTCAAAGTCTGTCCCTGTATCTTCCAATGTCTATGAAAATGGGCTCTACATTGAAGCTTGTAATAACGATGCTGGTAAAGCACACGGCTCCAAGGAGCTGACGAAGTCAAAGAGTATGAAGTCAACATTTAAAGGGAAAGTTGCGAGTTTCTTATTCTCAAGGAATAAGAAATCAATCAGGGAGAAATCTTGTCTTTCTCATTCTACAGATGAATCTCAGTCAACTATTGCAGAAACATCAGTATCTACAATAAACTCACCTGAAGTCTTTAGGAATGATGTGTCTCAAAGCTTCAACGGTGGGTCCTTTGAAGAGTGTTCCCTTCCAGCTCTATGTGAATCATCGAGCAAAACTTTATCCTATCCTGTCTCTAGCAGACGAGGCGTAATATCTATGGAG CCTGAATTTACCACGTCAAAGCCCACAGTGACAGGGATTTCAACTGAAAACCAGGACCAACCAAGTCCAATCTCAGTTTTAGAGCCTCCCTTTGAAGATGAAAATGCAGCTCACGAGTCCTTGGACTGTATGAAGGGTGGTCTGCTTG GATCACGGGTGTCTCTGAAGTCTAATTTAATTGACAAATCACCTCCTATAGAATCAATAGCTCGAACCCTCTCATGGGATGGTTCTTGTGCGGAGGTGGCAAGTTCGTACCCATTAAAGCCTACATCGGTTTCCTTAGACACCAAAGTAGAGGATCAAGACTTGCTCGTCTTTGTTCAGAAATTACTATCAGCTTCTGGACTTGATGATCAAGTGCAGTCTGACTCGTTTTACTCTAGATGGCATTCCCTTGAAAGTCCATTGGAGCCATCATTGAGGGACAAATATGCCAATCTCTACGACAAGGAGGCTCAGCCTCTTCATGAAGCAAAGCGAAGGCAGAGGAGATCTAATCAGAAGCTTGTATTTGATTGTGTCAATGTTGCACTAATAGAAATTACTGGCTATGGATCAGAAAGTTCCTTATTTGGTAGGTTGTGGAGTGGGGACCATAGAAGGCTCCAATTATCAGAGGGTGCACCTCCCCTTTTGGTAGACCTTATTGTAGCCCATATGAAGGAGTTGACATCTAGTGGCATAAGGTCTGTTTGGGGGGATTGTGGGGACAGTAACAGCCTGGTAGTGGAAACTGTAGTGAGAAAAGAGGTCGTGGGTAAAGGGTGGGTTGAGCTAATGGGATTAGAGATGGATATTTTGGTAAAGGAAGTAGAAGGGAAGTTGCTTGAAGAACTTGTGGAGGATGCAGTGGTTGATTTGACAGACAGGGTGGTGTGA
- the LOC131610053 gene encoding uncharacterized protein LOC131610053 isoform X1: MNTMMNNRTVHNDEKPFPGCLGRMVNLFDLTTATGNGNKLLTDKPHRDHAASLSRSQSDVSRIASPSFADQIEDRPIVSNLMRASSNKKINGTPIKMLMDQEMSKEVVSKHTPPNVVAKLMGLEALPQGKRNLPVERSPGGDCSQHMCGHSGTSFNHRQLDDRFMDKEMLHDIRPSREQVAYKDIYEIWLQSQRTSNVNDKTPERGKWAEDVNEKKMAFIRQKFMEAKRLSTDERLRQSKEFDEALEVLSSNNDLLIRLLDSQNLYERQSTPLAETKRITVLKPSKLVDNEKFSRKGNNNDKHIKKPLNNDAAWERNSPGYSPASQKADEFPVQPTRIVVLKPSSVRAHDVKALVSPMSLSPQNLQSGNFYHGPEDDDDLLESRKVAEDITQQMHEDLRSYQRDETVYSPVFSTGYIGDDSSFYKSDHECTAGNFSDLEVMSPSPRHSWDFVNRCGSPYSSSSFSRASGSPESSVGREAKKRLSERWAMMASKKDLQEQRHMRRSSTLGEMLALSDIKKSLISEVEGINEEPEPRESVSCSKNSNDEEISADGSTKSLPRSKSVPVSSNVYENGLYIEACNNDAGKAHGSKELTKSKSMKSTFKGKVASFLFSRNKKSIREKSCLSHSTDESQSTIAETSVSTINSPEVFRNDVSQSFNGGSFEECSLPALCESSSKTLSYPVSSRRGVISMEPEFTTSKPTVTGISTENQDQPSPISVLEPPFEDENAAHESLDCMKGGLLGSRVSLKSNLIDKSPPIESIARTLSWDGSCAEVASSYPLKPTSVSLDTKVEDQDLLVFVQKLLSASGLDDQVQSDSFYSRWHSLESPLEPSLRDKYANLYDKEAQPLHEAKRRQRRSNQKLVFDCVNVALIEITGYGSESSLFGRLWSGDHRRLQLSEGAPPLLVDLIVAHMKELTSSGIRSVWGDCGDSNSLVVETVVRKEVVGKGWVELMGLEMDILVKEVEGKLLEELVEDAVVDLTDRVV, translated from the exons ATGAATACTATGATGAATAATAGAACGGTTCACAATGATGAGAAGCCTTTTCCTGGATGCTTGGGAAGAATGGTTAACCTTTTTGATTTGACTACTGCTACTGGAAATGGAAACAAGCTTCTCACCGACAAGCCACACCGTGATCAtg CAGCATCTCTTTCAAGAAGTCAATCAGATGTTTCGAGGATTGCAAGTCCTTCATTTGCTGATCAGATAGAAGATAGGCCG ATTGTTTCTAACTTAATGAGAGCatcttcaaataaaaaaataaatggaaCACCCATCAAGATGCTCATGGACCAAGAAATGTCCAAAGAAGTTGTTTCCAAGCATACTCCACCAAATGTTGTCGCAAAGTTAATGGGCCTTGAAGCCCTTCCACAGGGAAAACGTAATTTACCTGTGGAGAGAAGCCCTGGAGGAGATTGTTCTCAGCACATGTGTGGTCATTCTGGCACTTCATTCAATCATCGGCAGTTGGATGATAGGTTTATGGACAAGGAAATGCTTCATGATATTCGTCCGAGCAGAGAACAGGTTGCTTACAAAGATATTTATGAAATATGGCTGCAATCACAGAGAACAAGTAATGTTAACGACAAGACACCAGAGAGAGGGAAGTGGGCTGAAGATGTTAATGAGAAGAAAATGGCTTTTATTCGTCAAAAATTCATGGAAGCAAAGCGACTGTCTACAGATGAGAGATTACGCCAATCAAAGGAGTTTGATGAAGCCTTGGAAGTTTTAAGCTCAAATAACGATCTGTTAATCAGGCTATTGGATTCTCAAAATCTATATGAACGGCAGTCTACTCCACTGGCTGAGACAAAGCGCATTACTGTTCTTAAACCTTCAAAGTTGGTTGACAATGAAAAGTTCAGTAGAAAGGGAAACAATAACGACAAACATATTAAGAAACCATTAAATAATGATGCTGCATGGGAGAGAAATAGTCCTGGATACTCTCCTGCCAGTCAGAAAGCTGATGAATTTCCTGTCCAACCTACTCGAATTGTGGTATTGAAGCCTAGTTCTGTGAGAGCACATGATGTTAAGGCCTTGGTTTCTCCAATGTCATTATCACCTCAAAATCTGCAAAGTGGAAACTTCTATCACGGccctgaagatgatgatgatctaCTTGAATCAAGAAAAGTGGCAGAAGACATTACACAGCAAATGCATGAAGACCTCAGGAGCTATCAGAGGGATGAAACCGTGTATTCTCCAGTATTTTCCACTGGATATATTGGTGATGACAGTTCATTCTACAAATCAGATCATGAGTGTACTGCAGGGAATTTTAGTGATTTAGAAGTCATGTCGCCATCTCCCAGGCATTCTTGGGATTTCGTCAATCGCTGTGGAAGTCCTTATTCTTCATCATCCTTCAGTCGTGCTTCGGGCTCTCCTGAATCATCAGTAGGCAGAGAGGCTAAGAAACGACTCTCTGAAAGATGGGCCATGATGGCATCTAAGAAGGATCTTCAAGAGCAAAGACATATGCGGAGAAGCTCTACCTTGGGTGAGATGCTTGCTCTTTCAGATATAAAGAAATCTCTAATATCTGAGGTTGAAGGTATTAATGAAGAACCAGAACCGAGGGAATCTGTTTCTTGCAGTAAAAATTCGAATGATGAAGAAATATCCGCGGATGGGTCTACTAAAAGCCTCCCCAGGTCAAAGTCTGTCCCTGTATCTTCCAATGTCTATGAAAATGGGCTCTACATTGAAGCTTGTAATAACGATGCTGGTAAAGCACACGGCTCCAAGGAGCTGACGAAGTCAAAGAGTATGAAGTCAACATTTAAAGGGAAAGTTGCGAGTTTCTTATTCTCAAGGAATAAGAAATCAATCAGGGAGAAATCTTGTCTTTCTCATTCTACAGATGAATCTCAGTCAACTATTGCAGAAACATCAGTATCTACAATAAACTCACCTGAAGTCTTTAGGAATGATGTGTCTCAAAGCTTCAACGGTGGGTCCTTTGAAGAGTGTTCCCTTCCAGCTCTATGTGAATCATCGAGCAAAACTTTATCCTATCCTGTCTCTAGCAGACGAGGCGTAATATCTATGGAG CCTGAATTTACCACGTCAAAGCCCACAGTGACAGGGATTTCAACTGAAAACCAGGACCAACCAAGTCCAATCTCAGTTTTAGAGCCTCCCTTTGAAGATGAAAATGCAGCTCACGAGTCCTTGGACTGTATGAAGGGTGGTCTGCTTG GATCACGGGTGTCTCTGAAGTCTAATTTAATTGACAAATCACCTCCTATAGAATCAATAGCTCGAACCCTCTCATGGGATGGTTCTTGTGCGGAGGTGGCAAGTTCGTACCCATTAAAGCCTACATCGGTTTCCTTAGACACCAAAGTAGAGGATCAAGACTTGCTCGTCTTTGTTCAGAAATTACTATCAGCTTCTGGACTTGATGATCAAGTGCAGTCTGACTCGTTTTACTCTAGATGGCATTCCCTTGAAAGTCCATTGGAGCCATCATTGAGGGACAAATATGCCAATCTCTACGACAAGGAGGCTCAGCCTCTTCATGAAGCAAAGCGAAGGCAGAGGAGATCTAATCAGAAGCTTGTATTTGATTGTGTCAATGTTGCACTAATAGAAATTACTGGCTATGGATCAGAAAGTTCCTTATTTGGTAGGTTGTGGAGTGGGGACCATAGAAGGCTCCAATTATCAGAGGGTGCACCTCCCCTTTTGGTAGACCTTATTGTAGCCCATATGAAGGAGTTGACATCTAGTGGCATAAGGTCTGTTTGGGGGGATTGTGGGGACAGTAACAGCCTGGTAGTGGAAACTGTAGTGAGAAAAGAGGTCGTGGGTAAAGGGTGGGTTGAGCTAATGGGATTAGAGATGGATATTTTGGTAAAGGAAGTAGAAGGGAAGTTGCTTGAAGAACTTGTGGAGGATGCAGTGGTTGATTTGACAGACAGGGTGGTGTGA